One genomic region from Phragmites australis chromosome 1, lpPhrAust1.1, whole genome shotgun sequence encodes:
- the LOC133900768 gene encoding FCS-Like Zinc finger 10-like, with protein sequence MLRRMVSDPAPDSSGRGWEARPRGGAALFAVPRLFVGLAPKRAPDGESSRSPTSPLDPKALLLRSPRSPRTWDAEPLGRGLVDALASDANNCLLSPRLRLKSYSSLPKDGSGGGHSQPELGKTMSCPAPDTAAGGVMSVPCSRFFHGDLKSGPEATQSDGIHLNNPKRHSFDLGKLPGPGSLASIAAGARRFIGSVSASEIEQSEDYTRIIARGPNPKTTHIFGDCILEPLTVGESDETAMEVKEGASESYWVVKCAAEAAAREDFLSSCFTCKKKLEGNDIYIYRGEKAFCSANCRDQEILIEEEAENNNTSVSPRSSRSSFHDDIFMAGMVVAT encoded by the exons ATGCTGCGGAGGATGGTGTCCGACCCGGCCCCGGACTCCTCCGGCAGGGGCTGGGAGGCCAGGCCCCGCGGCGGCGCTGCGCTGTTCGCCGTGCCGCGGCTGTTCGTCGGGCTCGCCCCGAAGCGCGCGCCGGACGGCGAGTCGTCGCGGAGCCCGACGTCCCCGCTGGACCCCAAGGCGCTCCTGCTCCGGTCGCCGCGCTCGCCGAGGACCTGGGACGCGGAGCCGTTGGGGCGCGGCCTCGTGGACGCCCTCGCCAGCGACGCCAACAACTGCCTGCTCAGCCCGCGCCTGCGGCTCAAATCGTACAGCTCCCTGCCGAAagacggcagcggcggtggccaTTCGCAGCCGGAGCTCGGCAAGACGATGTCTTGCCCCGCCCCGGACACTGCGGCTGGTGGCGTCATGTCAGTGCCGTGCAGCAGGTTCTTCCACGGGGATCTGAAGTCTGGTCCGGAGGCCACTCAGTCGGATGGCATTCACCTCAATAATCCCAAGCGGCACTCGTTCGATCTTGGCAAGCTCCCGGGGCCGGGCTCGCTGGCATCGATTGCCGCCGGCGCCCGGCGGTTCATTGGCTCGGTCTCGGCGAGCGAGATCGAGCAGTCGGAGGACTACACTCGCATCATTGCCCGCGGTCCGAACCCGAAGACGACCCACATCTTCGGGGACTGCATCTTGGAGCCCCTCACGGTTGGGGAGAGTGACGAGACCGCCATGGAAGTGAAGGAAGGAGCTTCCGAGTCCTACTGGGTGGTCAAGTGCGCCGCGGAGGCCGCCGCCCGGGAGGACTTCTTGAGCTCCTGCTTCACTTGCAAGAAGAAGCTGGAGGGCAATGACATTTACATTTACCG TGGCGAGAAGGCATTCTGCAGCGCCAATTGCCGGGACCAAGAGATCCTGATCGAAGAGGAAGCCGAGAACAACAACACCAGCGTTTCCCCACGCTCATCTCGCTCCTCCTTCCACGACGACATCTTCATGGCCGGCATGGTCGTCGCGACATGA